The following DNA comes from Methanobacterium sp..
AAGGCAAAGCGGATGATCTTCAGGCAAAACTCCCCTTGCAGAATATGTTGTTGTAACAGGAATGCTGTATTTTTCCGCAAAAACTTTTAATTTATCTACTGCATGCCCCCATATAATTCCAGTTCCTGCAAGAATAAGTGGCCTTTTAGAGTCCTCTATTAATTTAACTGCATCATTAATTTCATTTAAAGGAACATTATTGGGATAACTTATTTTTTCATCGACCCAGTACATATTTACATCTTCGTTTAAAACATCTTTTGGAAAATTCAAATGTACCGGCCCTGTTTTATCATGGGTAATTGAAACAATTGCCTCTTTTAATTTCAAAATACCATCTTCCGGATCTTTAATGTTAAATGAGTTTAACGTGATTGGATTAAATATTCCCTGAACATCAACATCCTGAAATACATTCTGCCCTTTTTGATCTCTTTCCACATCCCCCGTAATAACAACCATTGGAATTGAGTCTTTAAATGCCGTTCCAACCCCCATGACCAAATTCAACGCTCCCGGACCGGCAGTTGCAGTACAAACCCCGAAATTACCGGAAACTCTTGCATATCCATCAGCTGCATGAGCCGCTCCCTGTTCATGGCGCATCAACACATGTTTAATATTAGAACTTCGTAATGCATCATAAAACGGCAAAATTTGCTCACCCGGATGTCCAAAAATGAATTTGACACCATTCTGTTCCAGAACCTGTACCAGAGCATCCGCACATCTTACGGTAATATTTGATGAATCCATTGATAAGTATATGATCTTTAATTTTATTAAAGCTAACCCATTTCAAGAAATTCAAATATTCTTATTGTATTAATGCAATTTACCTACTTTTTAGGTATTTCTTACTATTTAAATTGCAAATACTATTAAAAAAATTGATTCAACTGTTAATAAATATTCTAAGAGATATATCATTTAGTTTTCTCATTAATATAACAAATCAGATAAAAATATAAAGAACTTCCCCCCAATAATTTTAAAAACAGGCTAATATAATAATAAAGTATATTTTAAATTACTAAAATCTTACGAAGTTGATTTTTTTTATCATATCAGGTGTTAAATTGATAGAATTACAAAAAAAAAGAATAATAGCTAATTATTCAAAGATAACAAGATATTTAAGAGTTAACGAAGAACATAGTATACTAAATCTCCATGCTTTAATCGCTATAATGGGAAGTATAAGTGTATTACTTATTTTAGAAGGAGGAGAAGAATCATTAGGCCTTGCATTACATTCTCTATTAGTGCTTATAGAAAAAACATGCGTAATTATTGTTATTGCTTATATTGTCTCACGTATTAAATATTTTCAGGAAATACTTGATGGTAAATTCACCTTTAAAAATCAATTTATTATAATCTTAATTTTTGGAGTAATTTCCATTTTTGGTTCCTATTCTGGAGTAGATGTCTTTGGTGCAGTGGCAAATGTCAGAGATCTTGGTCCTATGATTGCAGGTTTAATTGGTGGGCCAATAGCGGGTTTAGGAGCGGGACTTATTGGAGGACTTTATAGATACTTCTTTATTGGGGGTCCAACCACATTATCATGTTCAATTGCTACAATTCTTGCAGGATTATTTGCAGGAATTATATTTTTAGCAAATGGACGTAAATTTATTGGAATTTTCGGTGCAGTGGTCTTTGCAGTTTTAATAGAAATGTTTCATATGCTATTAGCGCTTCTTATTGTAAAACCATATTCATTAGCATTTTCAATCGTTGAAGAACTTAGTATTCCCATGATTCTTGCAAATACTCTGGGCATACTCGTTTTCTCATTTATAATATCAAACCAGTTAAGAGAGCATAAAACTGCTAAAGAAAGAGATATGTACTTTGACGAGCTTGAAAGGAAAAAAAATGAATTAAAAGTTGCACAAAAGATCCAGCAGACATTTTTACCAGATTCAATCCCACATTTAAAAGATTTTGACGTTGCTGCTATTAACATTCCTGCAAAAGAAGTTGGAGGGGATTTTTATGATTTTATCCCAATTACAGAAGATAAAATGGGTATTGCAATTGCAAATGTTTCTGAAAAAGGAGTTCCAGCCGCTCTTTTAATGGCATTATCCAAGACAATAGTTCAAACAAAAGCAATGAAGACCAATCAAGTTTCTGATGTAATGGAATATCTAAATAAGTTAGTAATTATTGAAGCAGAATCTGGAATCGATTTATCACTATTTTATGCAGTATTAGACATGAAGAATAAAAATTTAAGTTATATTAATGCCGGGCATGAATCTCCTTTAGTTTTCAAAAAAAATACTGGAAATATTATAGAACTTGCAAATGAGAATTTTAAATTAGGTAAACTAATTAATATAGACTTTAAAGAGAAAAAAATAAGTTTAAACCCCGGAGATACCATAATTTTTTATACTGACGGCATTGTCGATGCTTTAAATGAAGAAGAACCTTTTGGAATTGAAAAGCTTAAACTGCTTATTAAAGAAAGCCATAATTTGCCCTCAGAAAATATAGTCTTAAAAATAAAGCAAGAAATTTCATCTTTCAGTAAAGATAATCCTCAATTTGATGATATGACTTTAGTGGTCTTGAAAGT
Coding sequences within:
- a CDS encoding LytS/YhcK type 5TM receptor domain-containing protein; translation: MIELQKKRIIANYSKITRYLRVNEEHSILNLHALIAIMGSISVLLILEGGEESLGLALHSLLVLIEKTCVIIVIAYIVSRIKYFQEILDGKFTFKNQFIIILIFGVISIFGSYSGVDVFGAVANVRDLGPMIAGLIGGPIAGLGAGLIGGLYRYFFIGGPTTLSCSIATILAGLFAGIIFLANGRKFIGIFGAVVFAVLIEMFHMLLALLIVKPYSLAFSIVEELSIPMILANTLGILVFSFIISNQLREHKTAKERDMYFDELERKKNELKVAQKIQQTFLPDSIPHLKDFDVAAINIPAKEVGGDFYDFIPITEDKMGIAIANVSEKGVPAALLMALSKTIVQTKAMKTNQVSDVMEYLNKLVIIEAESGIDLSLFYAVLDMKNKNLSYINAGHESPLVFKKNTGNIIELANENFKLGKLINIDFKEKKISLNPGDTIIFYTDGIVDALNEEEPFGIEKLKLLIKESHNLPSENIVLKIKQEISSFSKDNPQFDDMTLVVLKVN